A genomic segment from Mus musculus strain C57BL/6J chromosome 13, GRCm38.p6 C57BL/6J encodes:
- the Serpinb9 gene encoding serine (or cysteine) proteinase inhibitor, clade B, member 9, with the protein MNTLSEGNGTFAIHLLKMLCQSNPSKNVCYSPASISSALAMVLLGAKGQTAVQISQALGLNKEEGIHQGFQLLLRKLNKPDRKYSLRVANRLFADKTCEVLQTFKESSLHFYDSEMEQLSFAEEAEVSRQHINTWVSKQTEGKIPELLSGGSVDSETRLVLINALYFKGKWHQPFNKEYTMDMPFKINKDEKRPVQMMCREDTYNLAYVKEVQAQVLVMPYEGMELSLVVLLPDEGVDLSKVENNLTFEKLTAWMEADFMKSTDVEVFLPKFKLQEDYDMESLFQRLGVVDVFQEDKADLSGMSPERNLCVSKFVHQSVVEINEEGTEAAAASAIIEFCCASSVPTFCADHPFLFFIRHNKANSILFCGRFSSP; encoded by the exons ATGAATACTCTGTCTGAAGGAAATGGCACCTTTGCCATCCATCTTTTGAAGATGCTATGTCAAAGCAACCCTTCCAAAAATGTATGTTATTCTCCTGCGAGCATCTCCTCTGCTCTAGCTATGGTTCTCTTGGGTGCAAAGGGACAGACGGCAGTCCAGATATCTCAG GCACTTGGTTTGAATAAAGAGGAAGGCATCCATCAGGGTTTCCAGTTGCTTCTCAggaagctgaacaagccagacaGAAAGTACTCTCTTAGAGTGGCCAACAGGCTCTTTGCAGACAAAACTTGTGAAGTCCTCCAA ACCTTTAAGGAGTCCTCTCTTCACTTCTATGACTCAGAGATGGAGCAGCTCTCCTTTGCTGAAGAAGCAGAGGTGTCCAggcaacacataaacacatgggtCTCCAAACAAACTGAAG GTAAAATTCCAGAGTTGTTGTCAGGTGGCTCCGTCGATTCAGAAACCAGGCTGGTTCTCATCAATGCcttatattttaaaggaaagtGGCATCAACCATTTAACAAAGAGTACACAATGGACATGCCCTTTAAAATAAACAAG GATGAGAAAAGGCCAGTGCAGATGATGTGTCGTGAAGACACATATAACCTCGCCTATGTGAAGGAGGTGCAGGCGCAAGTGCTGGTGATGCCATATGAAGGAATGGAGCTGAGCTTGGTGGTTCTGCTCCCAGATGAGGGTGTGGACCTCAGCAAG GTGGAAAACAATCTCACTTTTGAGAAGTTAACAGCCTGGATGGAAGCAGATTTTATGAAGAGCACTGATGTTGAGGTTTTCCTTCCAAAATTTAAACTCCAAGAGGATTATGACATGGAGTCTCTGTTTCAGCGCTTGGGAGTGGTGGATGTCTTCCAAGAGGACAAGGCTGACTTATCAGGAATGTCTCCAGAGAGAAACCTGTGTGTGTCCAAGTTTGTTCACCAGAGTGTAGTGGAGATCAATGAGGAAGGCACAGAGGCTGCAGCAGCCTCTGCCATCATAGAATTTTGCTGTGCCTCTTCTGTCCCAACATTCTGTGCTGAccaccccttccttttcttcatcaGGCACAACAAAGCAAACAGCATCCTGTTCTGTGGCAGGTTCTCATCTCCATAA